Below is a window of Phycisphaerae bacterium DNA.
CCTGATCGACCGGGTGCTGGGGCAGGGCGCGGTCGTCCTTGATCGGACCATCGACGTACACATCACATCCCTTCGCAAGAAACTGTCGGCGGCAAACCCCCGAGCGGACTACGCCGGGTGGATCCAGACAGTACGCGGGGTCGGCTATTGCTTCCGATCGCCGACCGCGGAATGAGGACGGTCCACAGCGAACGGCGCGCCTGGTTTCGCAATCGAACGAATCTCGAATTCGACATTACCGAATCGGGCCATGCCGCGCCGAAATCGCGGAATCGACGATTTGCGCTTTGACTCCTACACTATCGCCTGACATACATTGAGCGAGCCCCAACTTGAAGCTACCCGGTCGATTCTTCTGGAGGCTGTTCCTCGGCAACGCCTTGCTCATCGCCGGCGTTCTCGGCGCATCGGTCGCCCTCATCGTTCGCGAAGTTGAAAGCACTTACCGGTCCAACCTTACACACCGGCTGTTCGAGCAGGCGGCCGCCCTGAAGGCGGAACTGGCTCCGCTCCTCGAACCGGCGAGGCATTCAGAACTGCAATCGGCGATTCGCCAGATCGACAGACTGAATCTCGCCGCGATTCGCGTGACCGTTGTCGCGCTGGACGGCCGGGTGCTCGCTGATACGGAGGGCGACCCCCATTTGATGGAGTCTCATGGGACGCGGCCGGAGATCGTGTGCGCTCTGGAGCGCGGCCAGGGTGAGTCCGAACGCTGGTCCGCCACGGTGAAACACGACATGAAGTATGTTGCAGCGCGCGTCGAGAGCCCGAACGGATCTCCGCTGGGCACGGTTCGCGTCTCGATGCCCGTTCGCGGCATCACCGCGCAGACAGCGACGATGACACGGCTGATCTGGCAGACCGGCGCGGTGGGCCTTGCCGCGGCGATCCTTCTGGCGCTGGGTTTGGCCTATATCTGGAGTAATCCATTGCAGCGCATCACGGAGACGGCCCGGACACTTTCGCGCGGGGATCTTTCAGCCCGGATCGATGTCGCGGGCAATGACGAGATTGCCCAGGTTGCCCGATCGCTTAACCGGATGCGTGAGTCAATCGCGCGAAAAGTGAATACCATCGAGCGTCAGAGCAAGAACCTGGAGAATCTCATCCGCAGCCTGAGCGAGGGCGTCATTGTCGCAGGTCCCGACGGGCGAATCGTCCTCATGAATGACGCAGCGTGCCGGCTGCTTGGCAGCCCGCCGCCCCCGGGAGTTGATACAGCGGTCGCGGGCGGACAACTGAATGCGACCAGCCGGCTGTATCCGGACCTGCTGGTCGGACGGCCAGTGGGTGAATGCGTTACGCAGACGGAACTGGTTGAGTTTCTGGTCGGCTCAAACGAGGTGCGCGACATTGCCGGCTCGGACGCGGCCGATGCCCGACATGATCGCGGTCCGACCGTCGAGCCGAATGTCAAGGAACTACGGCTCCAAATTGAGCGAACCGCAGGCCCGGTTCATCTGCTGGCGCGCTGCTCTGAGATCGGCCTGCCCTCGACAGATCGTGACGATGTGGGAGAGATCTCCGGGCGGCTCGTGGTCCTGACGGACATCACGGAGCTTACGAAGACGATACGCATGAAGACTGACTTCGTTGCGAATGCATCGCATGAACTTCGCACGCCGCTCTCCACGATCCGTGCGTCGATTGAGACACTGGAGCAGATGAGCCTGGCCGACGATCCAGCGTCCGCAACGAGCTTCATCCAAGTGATCGCGCGAAACACGCTTCGACTGGAAGAACTGGTCAACGACCTTCTGAATCTGTCGCGGCTGGAATCGGCCGCGACGGAGTTTCATCCGGAGGTCATTGAATTCGACGAATTCCTCGCCGATCTTCAGACCCGCTTTCTGAGCGCAGTCAAATCGAAGGGGCTGCACTGGGACATGGTGTGTCCGGAGAATTGTCGCGATGTCGTTGTCAACGGCCGTCTGCTGCAACTCGTCCTGGACAATCTTGTGGGCAATGCGGTGAAGTTCACGGAGAAAGGCGGCCACATCTGGCTGAGCTGCGCGCGGCTGGGCGCTTCGGTGTCGATCGAGGTGCGCGACGACGGTTGCGGCATTCCGAAGGAGGATCAGGATCGCGTATTTGAACGATTTTATCAAGTTGAGCGTGCGCGTTCGGGCGTGAAGCGCGGCCTGCCCGGCGAGCGCGGCACGGGTCTCGGTCTTTCCATCGTGCGGCATGCCGTCGCCGCGATGCACGGCACGGTGCTGCTCAAGAGCCAGCCGGGTAAAGGCACAAGCGTCACGATCTTTCTACCTCAGCCTGCATAGCGGCCGCGAGATTCCCGGGGGGTAACCGGCTGACCGGCCGTAGTCACAACCTGGGACGGCCTGATCGCGGCAACCCGCGACAAACCCGCGCCGGGTCGCGATAATCCCCGGCAATGACGACGCAAATCCGCCCCATCATCGGTCTTGAAATTCATGTCCAGCTTCGCACGCGCACGAAGATGTTCTGCCCGTGTGAAGTCCGTTTCGCCGCCGAACCGAACAGCCTGGTGTGTCCGGTCTGCCTCGGCTTGCCGGGCGCTCTTCCCGTGATGAACCGCCACGCCGTTGATCTGGCCCGCCGGGCGGGTGTCGCGTTGAACTGCCGCATCGCGCCATTCAGCAAATGGGATCGCAAGAGCTACTATTACCCCGACATGCCGAAGAACTATCAGATCAGCCAGTATGATCTGCCCCTTTGCGCGGACGGATTTTTCGAGATTCCGCTCGCGGACGGTTCGCTCAAGCGCGTCGGCATTCTCCGTGCTCACCTCGAAGAAGACGCGGGCAAAAACATTCACGAGGGGCTCGATCACACGCGCGTTGATCTCAACCGAGCTGGGACGCCGCTGCTGGAAATCGTCACGCAGCCGGACATCGAAAACGCCGAGGAAGCCTACACGTTCTGCGTTGAATTGCAGCGACTCGTCCGGTTTCTTGGGATCAGCGATGCCGACATGCAGAAGGGCCACATGCGGTTTGAGCCGAACGTGAACGTGATTATTGATCACGATGGTCGCGAATACCGCACGCCGATCAGCGAGATCAAGAACCTGAACAGCTTTCGCTCGGTTCGGCACGCCATCGATTACGAGATCCGTCGGCAGGTCACCACGTGGCAGTCTGATGTCGACTACACTCTTGAGAAGGTGGGCAAGCTCAATTTCGGCTGGGACGACGAACGAGAGCGCACCGAATTTCAGCGCGGCAAGGAGGAATCGCACGATTACCGGTATTTTCCGGACCCCGATCTGAT
It encodes the following:
- the gatB gene encoding Asp-tRNA(Asn)/Glu-tRNA(Gln) amidotransferase subunit GatB, with amino-acid sequence MTTQIRPIIGLEIHVQLRTRTKMFCPCEVRFAAEPNSLVCPVCLGLPGALPVMNRHAVDLARRAGVALNCRIAPFSKWDRKSYYYPDMPKNYQISQYDLPLCADGFFEIPLADGSLKRVGILRAHLEEDAGKNIHEGLDHTRVDLNRAGTPLLEIVTQPDIENAEEAYTFCVELQRLVRFLGISDADMQKGHMRFEPNVNVIIDHDGREYRTPISEIKNLNSFRSVRHAIDYEIRRQVTTWQSDVDYTLEKVGKLNFGWDDERERTEFQRGKEESHDYRYFPDPDLIPVTTQDADIETLSRSIGELPVARQQRFMDLYGLSEKDCEIVLADAMTATLYEAAAGSGVDPRIVTKQFVGIWKNLAAAVGETIASLGITAQTAADLARLVEEGTISATAAAQVAERIYQDRAGGYRPVIEVAQELGVIQERDASATLAWVDEALAAHPQAVADALGDNERKAKAAPGFLRGQVMKISQGKADPKLVGKLIEHKLAELRNQA
- a CDS encoding HAMP domain-containing protein; the encoded protein is MKLPGRFFWRLFLGNALLIAGVLGASVALIVREVESTYRSNLTHRLFEQAAALKAELAPLLEPARHSELQSAIRQIDRLNLAAIRVTVVALDGRVLADTEGDPHLMESHGTRPEIVCALERGQGESERWSATVKHDMKYVAARVESPNGSPLGTVRVSMPVRGITAQTATMTRLIWQTGAVGLAAAILLALGLAYIWSNPLQRITETARTLSRGDLSARIDVAGNDEIAQVARSLNRMRESIARKVNTIERQSKNLENLIRSLSEGVIVAGPDGRIVLMNDAACRLLGSPPPPGVDTAVAGGQLNATSRLYPDLLVGRPVGECVTQTELVEFLVGSNEVRDIAGSDAADARHDRGPTVEPNVKELRLQIERTAGPVHLLARCSEIGLPSTDRDDVGEISGRLVVLTDITELTKTIRMKTDFVANASHELRTPLSTIRASIETLEQMSLADDPASATSFIQVIARNTLRLEELVNDLLNLSRLESAATEFHPEVIEFDEFLADLQTRFLSAVKSKGLHWDMVCPENCRDVVVNGRLLQLVLDNLVGNAVKFTEKGGHIWLSCARLGASVSIEVRDDGCGIPKEDQDRVFERFYQVERARSGVKRGLPGERGTGLGLSIVRHAVAAMHGTVLLKSQPGKGTSVTIFLPQPA